agaggaaagaaataagagGACAGCTTCTAGAGGGGCCTTGGTTCCTAATAACTACTCATATATCCATATAAACACTTTTGCTTTCACCCTTTTAATGGAGGTGGTCTCTGGGTCTTTCTTACATGCAAAATTGTCTAATGAACACATTAATGTTCTCAAGATTTGATTCTTCTCATTTCCATCAGTCAGAAATGACAAAGATCTGTTCTGGTAACAAATAAACTCCTCAAATCTCAGTTGCCTAAAACAACCAGTGTTGACTTCTCATTCGGTTTAAATATCCATCATGAGGTGAATGCGACTCTTTTCTGCATCATCCTCCCTCTAAGACCAAGAATTACAGAGCATATATTCTCTGGAACATTGTTGATTGCCATGGCAAAGAGCAAAAAGAGTTCTGGAAGGTCTTGCATCAGCAATTAAGTGCTATGCTCACAATTCATGACAGAATGTGTCAGGAGGCTCATCCCAACTACAAGGAAGCCAGGAAATGCAATCCTATTTGTAtctgagaaagaacagaaagtatTTGATACACTCACCACCATTCACTCACCCATAACCATGGCTTTAACTGCTGCCTATACACCAATATCCAAATTTCTAACAGATGTCCCATTGTCACTTTTTATCCATATTTTCAACTACCTGCTGGAATGCCACAATTGGATTATATCATAGCTATTTCAAATCTCAAGTTATAAGACAGAATCCTTTATCTTTCCCAGAaactttctctgttctttctcttggtCAGTGGTCCCATAATTGAGCCATTGTACCAAATAAGaaaccaagggcacctgggtggctcagtgggttaagcctctgccttcagctcaggtcatgatctcagggtcctgggatcaagcccggaatcaggttctctgctcagcagggagcccagttcacttcctctctctctgcctgcctctctgcctacttgtgatctctgtcaaataaataaaatcttaaaaaaaaaaaaaaaaagaaacccagttaTTATCTTtgactcttccttctcttccaacATTCAGTTAGTTGCCCAGCTTATAGCTGTTCCCCTTTAATTTATTCTCATCCTACTAACCTTATGACCATTACCTACTTCAGCCCTTCATAGATTCTTGCCCAAACAATTGTGTTGGCCCCATCTGGTGTTTTTGCCTTAGTATCTTTTCTTATAAACTGTGATAAGTTATTCATTCCTCAAACATTTATAAAGTGCTTATACCGTCTTAGTGCTTAAGTAATGAGCCCACCTTGAAGAAATTCAGTCTAAAGACAGAGACAGTGATGTAGACTAAAAATTTCAACACAGTGGACAAACGTAATAATAATTATGTAGCAAACagtggaaaaatagaaaagaaacatcaAATTGAGTGTGGTGCTGATGGGAAGGTAGTTTCGAAAGTTTCTAGAAAGGAAGTAAAACTTTAGCTAAATGAGGATGCATTACAAGCTGCTCCTCCACGTGGGCCACAGCAGTTGGAAAAGATGAAGGAAGAAGCATGTGTCTGACATCACTGAGGTACTTTTCCTGACTCAGCCAAACCAAGGTGGATTAAGAGGAATGGCATGAAGCAGCAGGAACCTGATCAGTAAGGACCCAAAGTGTCCTGGTCAGTTATTGTGCAGGCAAGTGGTAGAAGGTCATCCATTGAAATAAGAAACTCAAAAGGAAGAGCAGGTCTTGTGGGGAAGATACTTTTAATTATAGATACCTCCACATAGTTGAACACTGATTCCAGGCATACAGACAAGCATCTTACTTTattacagctgacccttgaaaaaTGAGGGGATCTGATCCCTACACAGTCAAAAATCCCTATATAACTTTTGACTGCCTCCCAAACtgctgactggaagccttaccaatgaAGAGTTGTTGGTTAACACACTTTGTATATGTATTACGCAGTATATACTGATAATAAAATAAGCTACAGAAAAGAGGTTATTAAGCACATCTTAAGGTAGAGAAAACTCATTTACAGTACTGtagtatatagaaaaaaatctgagtgTAAGTGGACTCACAGTTCAAACCACTGTTGTTCAAGGAtcagttgtattttatttaatcttcacaagttTATGTCAAGTTGTTCTTTTATCTTCATATCTTCATATCTTGCGATTTAAACGCAAACCCTGAGATTCAGAGGCTAATGACTTGACCACTCCCACACTAAATGTTTTGCACTGGAGCCCAAGCTGCCATGGAGCAAGCCATGCTAAGTTTAAGGCGCCTACAGGAACTGCACCCGCATGTGTCCACAGGCTGGACAAAGGAAGGACGGGCTTGGGGGTCATCAGAACAAGGGAAATATGGTGGGATCAAAGTTATGGGTGTGGATGAGATGGTCTAACCAAccctaaaaaagaaggaaagaggaccCGGGTTACAGTAAACTCAGAAAGAGGAAAGGTGGATAAGAAACCAGCAAGAGAGTCCGAGAAGCCTTTTGACAGCCTTTCCATGAATCTATTTGAGAAGTCCCTAGTCCAAGTGTCTAGCACTTGGTAAAGGACCTctgggtcagaaagggcattcTGTCAAGGGTGGGCCTTTCTACTTAATTACTCCATCTCCAGAAGGATCTCCAGAAGGATACCCGCATGGGGACTGGGGAGGTAACAATTAGCAAATTCTCCTCAAAGCAAATGAAGAACTCTTCTTCCTCCAGTGTCGCCTAAAGAGCTGTGGATGTGAGCGTCCCACAAGCTGTTCGCTTGAATCTGAGGTTACTGCAGAAACGACCAATGGGCAAGGATCCAAGCAGCCTGGCGGACTGGGACTGGGTCCGAGGATCGTGCGGCGGGAGAGCGCGCGCCCTGACACGCAGGCAAGCGCGCGCCCGCCAGGAAAGGTCGGGAGCGCGCCTGGTCCCAGCCCCTCACCGCACTCTCTACTTCTTCGCTGacacctctttccctctcccgtACCTGCGTCCCCTCGGatccttctctcctcccaccaACTCCCCTCAGCAGCCCCAGCGCGAGACCGCCCCCGCGGCCGCCACCGGCCCCCTCCTCACCATCCCCGCCGCTTGCCCGACTGTGCGTCGGGGGGGCGGGGCCAGAATGCCGCTCACGCTAGGCCCCGCCTCCGCGCCGAGGCCCCCACCCTCTCTGGCCGAAAAGGGGCGGGCCCGGCCGATGCTGGGTCCAGAGTTTTCTCACTCTCGGTCTGACCCGTCCCTCCGCCTCTGAGTCCTCGCCCTTACCCCGGGCCCTCTCCTGCCCCCCGAGCGGACGCAGGGAGTCGAGGCAGGGCGTACCGGGCGCCATGAAGGGCCGCTGCCTGATAGGCGCCGCGGCGGAGGGGCTGGCTGGCTGAGGGCCCGCGCCGGCCGAGGCATGTGGAGTCCTGGCGGGAGCCTGCTCCAGGCACTCCCCCGGCTcctgcagcacgccgccctccAGGGCCGAACCGAGCCGCCGGCCCGCTGGGCCCTGCCGCGGGCAGCGGGCGGGGACGACGCGGCCGATCGCCTCCCCCGCGGAGGCGGGgcgagcgcggcggcggcggcggctgctgccTCGGGCGCCCTGCTCGGCGCCTATCTGGAGCGCCACGGTCCGCCAGCGGCCTCGGAGCTGCCGGCGCCGGGCGGGGCCTTGGCGGGCTGCCccgggagcggcggcggcggcagcgtgGTGGTCGGCGTGGCGGAGGTGAGAAACTGGCGCTGCTGCTGCCTCGGCAGCACCTGTTGGTGCCGGAGCCTCGTGCTGGTGTGTGTGCTGGCCGCGCTGTGCTTCGCTTCCCTGGCCCTGGTCCGCCGCTACCTACAGCACCTCCTGCTCTGGGTGGAGAGCCTCGACTCGCTGCTGGGAGTCCTGCTCTTCGTCGTGGGCTTCATCGTGGTTTCGTTCCCCTGCGGTTGGGGCTACATCGTGCTCAACGTGGCCGCCGGCTACCTGTACGGCTTCGTGCTGGGCATGGGACTGATGGTGGTGGGCGTCCTCATCGGCACCTTCATCGCCCATGTGGTCTGCAAGCGGCTGCTCACTGCCTGGGTGGCCGCCAGGATCCAGAGCAGCGAGAAACTGAGCGCCGTTATTCGCGTCGTGGAGGGAGGAAGCGGCCTGAAAGTGGTGGCGCTGGCCAGACTGACCCCCATACCTTTTGGGCTTCAGAATGCAGTGTTCTCGGTGAGTGGTGTCCCGCTGTCCCCCATCCCTTTCCAAGACTGTTTCTAGCGGTCTTGTGACGGCCCTGGGAGGGCGCTCCATCAGATAAATGCCAGCAGAGAAGTGACATTGACAACAGGAGTTAGAATCACTTTGTGTCGCACGCTGAGAAATCtcatacaaataaaacaaatcttaaatcGGGGCCTCAGACGTGGTAGAGAAAGAACTACTCTTTTTTGGCATATGAGTGTGACTAAAAATGAAGAGCCCTTTTAACTTCGAGGGGAGATGGATGAAAATGTCCGTTTTAAACATTTGTCATCTTATTTCTGTAGCAGCTTTGGCAACAGTCAGGGAGTGAAGGCTTCACATTCCTAGCTCTCTCGCCTGCAAAAATGCATCCAAGGTTTTAACTCAAGTTTTTAACGACGTGGGGCTGAAGGAAGTGTTTGGGTAAACAGTGGGAGGGGTAGCTTCCGACTCCATATTATAGTCTCCTAAAACTTTAATAGGCCTGTTCTTCACAAAGTAATTTGCTTTAATACAGTGCAAAAGGGGGAAATCctcctgtttatttttctttggaggAACTGCAATTTGAAATCATTAGGTagggaataaaacaaaataggacAGATAATCTTTTGCTTagtaagcatatatttttctttatacacaCCTTCTACACTCTTTTTTGccttgtattatttatttatttaattttctctagCTCGTTGCAACTGATTGAGGAGTAGAAATACTGCTAGTGGAAGAGACCATCTGCCTGGAAGAAGGGAATGAGGTCTTTACAAACTTCTTGTCTTGGACCACATCATTAACCCTATGTGTCCttgctttcctcttttctaagGCGAAGGCATTGAACTAGATGACTGAGTTCCCCAGAGTCAATGATTGTAAACTACAAAGGGTTCATACAGCGATTTTCAGGAACTCAGCCCTTCAGCTTGACTTAAATAAAACTGTGATATGGAAGTAAAAAGATGCAGCGCTCAAAACCATAGGTATAGGTATATAGGTATGtacatctatatatgtatgtacatatacatatataggtgTATAAACATTTCATAATAGGTATGTTATGTTAGTGATTCTGATACATTgtattgttttcaaaatattgttaGTCTTTAGAAACTTTCTcgttttgttttgtattaagaATAATTCCAACCACTGATTCCTAAAAGGTAAAGATTGGTATTTTTAGGAGTGTGGTATCCTTTTAAAGCCCAAATATCTCCTTATTCAttagtttgaataatttttatcacCACGAATTGCTTTCAAACCAATATATAACTCTAACAAGCCGTAACCACCAGGATAAACAATTTGAATAAACTAGCAgtttatctaaaaaaaataataataattctaccAACTTAACCATTTTTGTgatgaaattaagaatttttaatttttctctttcttttaagtgCCTTTTGCAAGTCTCATGTTGATATTAATCAACAGCAGCAACGACTAGAATGAGGCTTATGGAGGCATGGAAATAGGTAACTGTCTTTTTAGGTAGAGAGAAGTTTTGGTGTTTATGGTGGTTTGGTAGTTTTTTGCCTTAAATTTTTCCGTTTCACAACAACTTATAGTATTAAGTATAAACATGAACTTTGATCCAGCCTTGGGTAAAATAGATCAAGTTTTCTAAGACTTTGGAAGAGAGTTGGGACTAAGGAACCTGAATATTTGCTTTGTTCTCCAGTATAGCTTGTATCCTTGTGCCTTTTCTTGTTCACTTACTGTGTGCTTACTACCCTAAGCTCTTtccaaatattatttctaatcttTAAACCAGCTCTGCAGAATGTATTTATGCATATAGTGTAGACTTGTTTAACAGCTTGGAGCATAGGACTAGTGCTCTACTCTCTGCATCGAATCTATTGACCTTGGTCAGGTTGCTTGTCCTCTCTGGTCAGCTCCTTATTTGCaaaatgggaagagaaatggTTCCTACTTCATAGGATCATTCAGACAATTTCATAAGATAAATACCTGCAGTAGAGCCTGGCTTAGCAAATATGTGTTCTTTTTGGTCACCATTACCGTTGTTATTACCCAGGGTCACCTGGGtactaaataaatgataaagtagAAGTCTGCACTATGGCTTGAGGATAGGGTCTCAACCCATGGCTCTATTTCTTCAttgtatatttaaagaaaaaaaatttttttaaataaacatataatgtatttttatccccaggggtacaggtctgtgaatcgccaggttttcaCACAGTTCGCAGCACTCACTATGGTCCACTGTATATTTAATAGCTGCTGTAGTCCTGGGTATATAGTAAGGACTcattatatatgtttaattaaaaataagacagttttggagagcctgggtggctcattcagttaagtgttcagtttttgggttttggctcaggtcctgatctcaggatcctggcccCGAGCTCCATGTCCTGTTCcgtactcagcagggaatctgcttgattCTTGCtccctcaccctcttcccctcctctctctctaaaatcagtgaataaaatcatgaaaaataagtgagacagtttttaaaaaatgtttttaacatattaaatatgtGAATTAGAAGTTTTACTTTGTGCTTGGAAATAACTTAAGGTAATTATATAGTTGAAACCGCACTTGACAAGAGGCAACTCAAGTTGGTGCTATGGGGTCAAgagtaaagaaggaaaaaaaaaaaaggaaaatggtctCATTATTAGTTAATTTTactgaggaagaaacagaggcttAGCCTTCCAGGGACTTGTTCGGGGTCACTTACCTAGCAAATGGAAGCTGCGGTTTGACCTGCAGTGATAATATGTGTCACACTAATACTCCTATTCATAGCTGTAAGTAGAGTGGCTTGTAGAGCCAGTAAACAGAgtctgttacattttatttttttcttcttaacaatCTGCTTATTAGCTCTTTCAACCAAAACAGTTTACTAAATTCACCCAGGGTATGTGGGTGAAAAGAAAGTTTAGTTTCgtctgatttttgttttagtctgactttcttttttctgctctAAAACTTCATTCTACCTCCACCCTTTCTATCCCCATACCCCTCTGACTGCCCACAGCTACTCACTTTCCAggcatatttatgttttcttcttttcttcccatctTTTAAAAGATCTCCCCGCCACCCCACTTCTATTCCATTAAGGAAATCAttttcgggggcgcctgggtggctcagtgggttaatcctctgccttcagctcaggtcatgatctcagggtcctgggatggagccccgcatcgggctctctgctcggcagggggcctgcttcctcctctctgcctactctctgcctacttgtgatctcttgtctgtcaaatgaatgaatgaaatatttaaaaaaaaaaaaaagaaaagaaaaaaaagaaaatcattttcgTAATGCCCTTGATTAAAGAAGTTTATCTGAGTTACCTTAAAGAGGAAGTGAGGTGTAGTGATCATGAGAGGCATAGGCTTTAGAAATAGTCCTTGATTAGTCCATGCTGAGTTATGAGAGTTAAATAAGCtggtgtaggggcacctgggtggctcagtgggttaaagcctctgctttaggctgggtcatggggatcgagccccgcattgggctctctgctcagcagggagcctgcttcccttcctctctctgcctgcctctctgcctacttgtgatatctctctctctgtcaaataaataaataaaatcttaaaaaaacctggTGTAGTGAAGACTTCAAGtattgcctggcacatagtcaATTCTGCCATTGTTAGCAGTCATTATCATTATTAGTGGTGCATGTAGTGGTATTTACATTTTAGAGACAGGAGATGACTGTAAAGGTTAAAATATAGAAGGAAAGGGGCTCTCCTTTGCTTTGTGTCTTTTATTAAccatatttctttgctttttccatgTGCTCTAAAAAGGGATAGGCAAATGGACACTACCCAATTTTGAAActgttgaaataagaaaaaagtccATACATCTCATAGTATCAATTATTAGATCATAAGAAATATAATTTCCCCCaagtacatatttaaattttttcctttaaaaaaaatgcacctgTTTTTTTGGGCTGGGAAGTAGTTAAAGCTCGCTGTTTTTAATGTAATCTTGTACCTGTAGCTGCCTGTGAAGACAACTGCCTATGAAGACATCTGCTGATGAAGACAGATTTACAGACTTACAGTTTGTGCGTTTTTCTCAGTATTGTTCTTATCTGGACACTCGTCTAGGATGAGCATTTCTTACAGCTCCAGTCAGGACAGGTTAAGTTATGCTGTAGTAGAAACCCCTAAATCTCAGTGAGCTGGGAAGTAGAGGTTTGCTTACCTGTTGACACAGATTCAGGTCAGCGTggtttggggaaggggcagggaaccTTTGCGTTAGATCCCTTTTACCCTGGGATCCAGGCTGACAGAGCCACTGTCTTTTACTTGGTTACTGGGATGTGGTGAATTTTAAAGCTTTCATCTGGAAATCATCTCACTTTTTACTGGCCTGAACGAGTTACCTGGCCAGTGGTAACTTAAAAAGAGTCACGCAGATGCCTGGAAGGAGCTAGAACTGGGCTGTCTGGTAGCAGTCTTCATGACACTGTCATTTGAttacctcctttctctctcatccCCCACAAGGAATCATCCACACCCTATGGATCCTGACTCCCGAACACGTCTGTTTGACCCCCTACCATCACTCTGGTTCAGGTGTCTTGGCCAGCCTCCCACCTGGTCTCCTTGCCTCTGAGCCAAGgagttccatttttttctctctccagaaaGTTCTTTCTGATATGTAAATCTGATCTTGTTATTCCCCTGCAGGAAACTCTCAAAtgggttttcttttcccctcaggATAAATTCCAAACCCTCACAGCATAGATACTTCTGTACCCTGCCTCTTGCCATTCCTCAATTACTAAATGCTCTTTGATGTGTTCACTTTAATCCTCAGCATTCTAGGAAACAGACACGATATTTCTGATTCAAACAGCAAATCTTGTCTGTAGCTTTGAAAATTCaggtttccctttttcctttcctttttcagaaaCCCCATGGGCTGCAAAACTTAGGCTATGTCTTGCCTGGTACTATAGGAAAAGTTTGCATTAGGACTTCAGCAGTGACTCTAATAAAACAGCCATTAAGCCTAAAGCTGCTAAGCTCTCCTGTATAGCTTACTTACCTTTGTATTTAACAAAATTatctttttgaaaacaaaagcagtaagTACATGGGTACTGTGAGTAGAATGTACACAAAATAGAAATGAGTAAATTTGAAAGTGCAAGGCCTGTCCCTATTACCCTGGCTCTCTTTTCAGTGGAACCATTTTAAAGAATTATGTGTTAGCAAACTATTAATTACTTTAGCTATTTTTATGAGCCCACAATAGGTTAAAAAAAGCAACTGAAAGATTTTCTGTTggtttggggaggggcagggagctgtGAAACTGATATACTAACTAAATGACAGCAAAATGTGATTAAAGACGAACTTGGAGCTTATTTAAGGAATGAATTTTCCTCAGGTTTGCACTGAGtaatcaagagaaagaaaagttttagTAGTTTAGTTCACAAACTGAAATTGATTTTACAGTTAAAGTTTTTGACAGGCTGGTGATCATAAGACCACAAGTATGGTAAAGCCTTAGCCTCATGGACTCGTTGGGGGCCTGTAGTTCTGTCTCCGCTCCTGTGTGACTTTGATGAAGTCATTTAATGATCTGCCCCCTCAGTCATCTTATTTGTAAGGGGAGAGACAAGGTCTCATAGTTTGCTTTTCAGAAGGCAAATGTTCTGAGCAACAATTTAAcatcctccccccctttttttaacagTGAttgtatgttttataaaaatgttttctcatcCTAAACTCTTATTCTGTATTATAGCTCTAGACATCGAGTCAGACATAGTTGATGGGTCATGGTGCTTATCACTGTGACAGCATACCTGACGGTCCTTCCTTCTCACTCTTAAGTGTACTGATCCAC
Above is a genomic segment from Mustela lutreola isolate mMusLut2 chromosome 3, mMusLut2.pri, whole genome shotgun sequence containing:
- the TMEM64 gene encoding transmembrane protein 64, translated to MWSPGGSLLQALPRLLQHAALQGRTEPPARWALPRAAGGDDAADRLPRGGGASAAAAAAAASGALLGAYLERHGPPAASELPAPGGALAGCPGSGGGGSVVVGVAEVRNWRCCCLGSTCWCRSLVLVCVLAALCFASLALVRRYLQHLLLWVESLDSLLGVLLFVVGFIVVSFPCGWGYIVLNVAAGYLYGFVLGMGLMVVGVLIGTFIAHVVCKRLLTAWVAARIQSSEKLSAVIRVVEGGSGLKVVALARLTPIPFGLQNAVFSITDLSLPNYLMASSVGLLPTQLLNSYLGTTLRTMEDVIAEQSVSGYFVFCLQIIISIGLMFYVVHRAQVELNAAIVACEMELKTSLVKGNQPNTSGSSFYNKRTLTFSGGGINIV